The following proteins come from a genomic window of Pararhodobacter sp.:
- a CDS encoding hydroxyacid dehydrogenase: MAKVVIAGRIHPAGMALLEAEPGLEIDLILDPGAALPMARLADAEALLIRYGVLSATQAAAMPKLRVVSRHGVGCDNLPVQELAALGVPVTIVGAVNAVSVAEQVLAMLLALTKQIGAYDAAVRSGNWAIRDSLAVVELSGRKLLLLGFGRIGREVARRATAFDMDVLVHDPYVTDAEIHAAGCTPTADWRAVLPEIDALSLHLPAGPETRGLIGSAELARMKPTALIINAARGGLVDEAALHAALSGRMAAGGAGLDCFADEPPSPDLPLLRLPNVVLSPHSAALSQEAAQRMGEVAARNVIAGLKGCLDPALIFNRKALKEAGHAA; this comes from the coding sequence ATGGCGAAGGTGGTAATCGCGGGCCGGATCCATCCGGCGGGCATGGCATTGCTGGAGGCCGAGCCGGGGTTGGAAATCGATCTGATCCTTGATCCCGGCGCGGCGTTGCCGATGGCACGACTGGCGGATGCCGAGGCGCTGCTGATCCGCTACGGCGTGCTGAGCGCCACGCAAGCGGCGGCGATGCCCAAGCTACGCGTCGTGTCGCGTCATGGCGTCGGTTGCGACAACCTGCCGGTGCAGGAATTGGCCGCGCTTGGGGTGCCTGTCACCATCGTCGGCGCGGTCAATGCGGTTTCGGTGGCCGAACAGGTGTTGGCGATGTTGCTCGCCTTGACCAAGCAGATCGGGGCCTATGACGCGGCCGTGCGCAGCGGCAACTGGGCGATCCGCGACAGTCTTGCGGTGGTCGAGCTTTCGGGGCGCAAGCTGTTGCTGCTGGGCTTTGGTCGCATCGGTCGGGAGGTTGCGCGACGCGCAACCGCCTTTGACATGGACGTACTGGTCCACGACCCTTATGTCACCGATGCCGAAATTCACGCCGCAGGCTGCACGCCGACGGCCGATTGGCGCGCAGTGCTGCCCGAGATTGACGCACTTAGCCTGCATTTGCCGGCAGGCCCCGAAACGCGAGGGCTGATCGGCAGCGCCGAGCTTGCCCGAATGAAACCGACGGCCCTGATTATCAATGCCGCACGCGGCGGTCTGGTGGATGAAGCTGCTCTGCATGCCGCGCTCAGCGGGCGGATGGCGGCGGGCGGTGCAGGGCTCGACTGTTTCGCCGACGAGCCCCCCTCCCCCGACCTGCCATTGCTGCGTCTGCCCAATGTCGTGCTCAGCCCCCATTCTGCGGCGCTTAGCCAAGAGGCGGCACAGCGCATGGGTGAGGTCGCAGCCCGCAACGTCATCGCCGGATTGAAAGGCTGCCTCGACCCTGCCCTGATCTTCAACCGCAAGGCGCTCAAGGAGGCCGGTCATGCTGCCTGA